In Juglans microcarpa x Juglans regia isolate MS1-56 chromosome 7D, Jm3101_v1.0, whole genome shotgun sequence, the following are encoded in one genomic region:
- the LOC121239492 gene encoding cation/H(+) antiporter 4-like: MDMKVLKRTGRIALYTGIACILFPLIIGLSLGLSLKRSWLTKEEAYSLPFLTVFHSLTPFPVVVYLLEKLKILNSELGQLGLSTALVSETISLFLVVLATFGMVAREKGYFHVIIVGGSAIIYFLIVVFVFRPAMVWIVKQTPEGRPVKTVYIHIIMLLMLVSGMVSHLLNFTAVFGPFCLGLAVPDGPPLGSAIVNKFNCFTEHVLLPLFVTICAMKADLRLINFGSNLLAFDIIHLIATFAAKMLACLIPLLYSKMPINDALALALILSFKGQVQLKLYSYFGDDQVQLIPDQAHSLWILAILINATIAPILVKYLYDPSRKYAGYKKRDIMHNRSNAELRILVCIHKPDNIPTVIKLLEASGPTRQRPLTVYVLHLIKLIGRASPVFISHQMQKKTLSKTSYSENVIIAFNRFKQDNLDGISLLHVFTAISPPKYMHEDVCTLALDKLACLIVLPFHQKWSLDGFVESEDCAIRTLNCGVLELAPCSVGILVDRGRSTIPAYSSYSVAMIFLGGSDDQEALTLAKRMANDKMNINLTVVHFVASGSEEIRDWDDNLLDHELLKDVKLNNVSGGYVTYIEEMVEDAPQTALIIHSMINEYDLIIVGRRHNVVSPQTSGLAEWSEFPELGIIGDLLASTGNNTRTSVLVVQQQHQDIHNAS, from the exons ATGGATATGAAAGTGTTAAAAAGGACGGGAAGAATAGCCTTATATACTGGTATTGCCTGCATATTGTTCCCTTTGATAATTGGCTTGTCACTTGGACTGTCCCTTAAAAGATCTTGGCTCACCAAAGAAGAAGCATATAGTCTTCCATTTCTGACAGTATTTCATAGTTTAACTCCATTTCCGGTGGTCGTTTACCTTCTTGAGAAACTCAAGATCTTGAACTCTGAACTTGGTCAATTAGGCCTATCTACAGCATTGGTTTCCGAAACGATTAGCTTGTTTCTTGTTGTTCTTGCCACATTCGGGATGGTTGCCAGGGAGAAGGgttattttcatgttattattgttggaGGATCAGCCATTATCTATTTCTTAATCGTTGTATTTGTTTTTCGACCGGCAATGGTTTGGATAGTCAAGCAAACACCCGAAGGAAGGCCTGTCAAAACCGTATACATTCACATCATCATGCTGCTGATGCTTGTGTCTGGCATGGTTTCTCATTTGTTGAATTTTACTGCTGTCTTCGGACCTTTTTGTCTCGGTTTGGCGGTACCAGATGGACCGCCCTTAGGATCTGCCATTGTCAACAAGTTCAACTGCTTCACTGAGCATGTGCTTCTTCCACTCTTTGTAACTATATGTGCTATGAAGGCAGATCTACGTTTAATCAACTTCGGTAGCAACTTGCTGGCCTTCGATATAATCCACCTTATCGCGACTTTTGCTGCTAAAATGCTGGCCTGTTTGATTCCCCTCTTGTACTCCAAAATGCCCATAAATGATGCTCTAGCACTTGCTCTCATTTTGAGTTTCAAAGGTCAAGTTCAGCTCAAGTTATATTCATATTTCGGAGATGACCAG GTCCAACTTATACCAGACCAGGCGCATTCTTTATGGATACTTGCGATCCTAATTAATGCAACCATTGCACCAATCTTGGTGAAGTACCTGTACGATCCTTCAAGGAAATATGCAGGTTACAAGAAAAGGGATATCATGCATAACAGAAGCAATGCAGAGCTTCGTATCTTGGTGTGCATTCACAAACCCGACAACATTCCTACGGTCATCAAACTACTGGAAGCTTCAGGCCCGACAAGACAAAGACCCCTTACTGTTTATGTTCTTCACCTTATCAAACTGATTGGCCGAGCCTCCCCCGTTTTTATCTCCCACCAAATGCAGAAAAAGACTCTCTCCAAAACTTCCTATTCAGAGAATGTGATTATCGCATTTAATCGCTTCAAACAAGACAATCTGGATGGCATATCACTGTTGCATGTTTTCACTGCCATCTCTCCACCAAAGTACATGCACGAAGACGTATGCACTCTTGCACTGGACAAACTCGCGTGCCTCATAGTACTCCCATTCCACCAGAAATGGTCCCTTGATGGGTTTGTTGAATCGGAAGACTGTGCAATAAGGACTCTGAACTGCGGTGTCCTTGAACTAGCACCTTGCTCCGTGGGGATCCTTGTTGATCGTGGCCGTTCAACTATTCCAGCATATTCATCTTATTCTGTTGCAATGATCTTCTTAGGAGGGAGTGACGATCAAGAGGCATTAACATTGGCGAAACGCATGGCCAATGATAAGATGAACATCAATTTGACTGTGGTTCACTTTGTTGCATCTGGGAGTGAAGAGATTAGAGATTGGGACGATAATTTGCTGGACCATGAGTTGCTCAAGGATGTTAAACTTAACAATGTGAGTGGTGGATATGTGACGTATATAGAGGAGATGGTGGAAGATGCACCTCAGACGGCATTGATAATTCATTCTATGATAAACGAGTACGACCTTATTATAGTTGGGAGGCGGCACAACGTAGTGTCCCCTCAAACATCAGGGCTTGCAGAATGGAGTGAATTCCCAGAGCTAGGTATCATCGGAGATCTTCTTGCCTCCACAGGTAACAACACCAGGACATCCGTTTTGGTGGTGCAGCAGCAGCACCAGGACATACACAATGCCTCATAG